In Synechococcus sp. HK05, one DNA window encodes the following:
- the crtR gene encoding beta-carotene hydroxylase has protein sequence MTQALVQSPEMDGASRELRASVSAVPREYLDPPAAWNPTVGLFLGGYGLAALTIAGWFVWEWPLLPLLATGFLALHLEGTVIHDACHNAAHPNRFWNAFMGHGAALLLGFSFPVFTRVHLQHHAHVNDPKNDPDHIVSTFGPLWLIAPRFFYHEYFFFQRRLWRRYELLEWGLGRGVFFAIVLAGIKYGFIDFIFNCWFAPALMVGVTLGLFFDYLPHRPFLSRNRWHNARIYPGRLMNWLIMGQNYHLVHHLWPSIPWFEYKPAYEATKPILDAKGSPQRLGLFESKGDFTNFIYDILLGVRSHKRRRSKLRPIAGLLPSFKARRHVVALLHRTAVSPKR, from the coding sequence ATGACGCAAGCTCTGGTTCAGTCACCGGAGATGGACGGCGCCTCGCGGGAGCTGCGGGCATCGGTGAGCGCTGTGCCGCGCGAGTACCTCGATCCGCCGGCCGCCTGGAACCCCACGGTGGGGCTCTTCCTGGGTGGTTATGGGCTGGCGGCCCTCACGATCGCAGGTTGGTTTGTGTGGGAGTGGCCGCTGCTGCCGCTGCTGGCCACAGGTTTTCTGGCCCTGCACCTCGAAGGCACGGTGATTCACGACGCGTGCCACAACGCGGCCCATCCGAATCGGTTCTGGAATGCCTTCATGGGGCACGGCGCGGCCCTGTTGCTGGGCTTCAGCTTTCCGGTGTTTACGCGCGTGCATCTGCAGCACCACGCCCATGTGAACGATCCGAAGAATGATCCGGATCACATCGTGAGCACCTTTGGCCCGCTGTGGTTAATTGCGCCCCGTTTCTTCTATCACGAATATTTCTTCTTCCAGCGCCGCCTCTGGCGCCGCTATGAGCTGCTGGAGTGGGGCCTTGGCCGCGGTGTGTTTTTCGCCATCGTGCTGGCTGGCATCAAATATGGCTTCATTGATTTCATCTTCAACTGCTGGTTCGCGCCCGCTTTGATGGTGGGTGTGACCCTGGGCCTGTTCTTCGATTACCTGCCTCACCGGCCGTTCCTGTCACGCAACCGCTGGCACAACGCCCGGATTTACCCCGGCAGGCTGATGAACTGGCTGATCATGGGCCAGAACTACCACCTGGTGCATCATCTCTGGCCTTCGATTCCTTGGTTTGAGTACAAACCGGCCTATGAGGCCACCAAACCGATCTTGGATGCGAAGGGCTCACCCCAGCGCCTCGGCTTGTTCGAAAGCAAGGGTGACTTCACCAACTTCATTTACGACATCCTGCTGGGCGTGCGCAGCCACAAGCGCCGCCGCAGCAAGTTGCGCCCCATCGCCGGACTGCTGCCCAGCTTCAAGGCTCGCCGCCATGTGGTGGCGCTGCTCCACCGCACGGCGGTGTCGCCGAAACGCTGA
- a CDS encoding Ycf66 family protein — translation MVASLSGSLALVVGLAVLLLPLLATELSRPRDAMWGAVVLLLGLTLVTSADRLTGSPMLAVLCGGLLIGRLGVEVLQLRWRALTPEEQQRLLSIERWQTSLNELLVSVAKGIAAVSAASATVLAALKRGGGSKGSSGKRWVRAEEASASAPAAQPTTPEATAVVSSFAEIDQLLQAAVSQAG, via the coding sequence ATGGTGGCCAGCCTCAGCGGATCGCTTGCCCTGGTGGTGGGCCTGGCCGTGCTGCTCCTGCCCTTGCTGGCCACAGAGCTGTCGCGGCCCCGCGATGCCATGTGGGGTGCGGTGGTGCTGCTGCTGGGGCTCACGCTGGTCACCAGCGCCGATCGCCTCACCGGCTCTCCGATGCTCGCCGTGCTCTGTGGTGGGCTGTTGATCGGCCGCCTCGGTGTGGAGGTGCTGCAACTGCGTTGGCGCGCCCTCACCCCCGAGGAGCAACAGCGCCTGCTCTCGATCGAACGCTGGCAAACCAGCCTGAACGAGCTGCTGGTGAGTGTGGCCAAGGGCATCGCGGCAGTGAGTGCCGCATCGGCCACCGTGCTGGCGGCGCTCAAGCGCGGTGGCGGCAGCAAGGGAAGCAGCGGCAAGCGCTGGGTGCGCGCTGAAGAGGCCTCCGCCTCCGCGCCTGCAGCCCAGCCCACCACGCCTGAAGCCACGGCGGTGGTGAGCTCCTTTGCCGAAATCGATCAGCTGCTCCAAGCCGCCGTCAGCCAAGCGGGATAA
- the ileS gene encoding isoleucine--tRNA ligase, producing the protein MTASSAPATSYKDTLNLLQTPFSMRANAKVREPEIQAFWAELQLYERLSQQNPGESFTLHDGPPYANGALHVGHALNKILKDIINKTALLQGKRARFIPGWDCHGLPIELKVLQGLKSSERAELTPVSLRQKAHTYALEQVEGQKAGFRRWGIWADWDQPYLTLQKSYEAAQIGVFGAMVLAGHIYRGLKPVHWSPSSRTALAEAELEYPDGHTSPSVYAAFPAVELPEALAAQLIAAGLSAEAATAAGGLAVAIWTTTPWTLPANLAVSVNERLDYAICAVAPQGDNAAPAVRHLVVAAELRESLETSLGLALTPLLSVKGADLEGIVYRHPLLERTSKVVIGGDYITTEAGTGLVHTAPGHGVDDFNTGKKYGLPVLCPVDEAGNLTAEAGPFAGTNVLKDANPTILEALEGTGLLLKQERYEHRYPYDWRTKKPTIFRATEQWFASVEGFRAAALEAIAQVEWLPASGRNRIEAMVSERGDWCISRQRTWGVPIPVFYHRETGEVLLNQATLDHIQALIAEHGADVWWERDEAGLLPEPYAADAAQWRKGTDTMDVWFDSGSSWAGVLGGIAGSESRAPELHYPADLYLEGSDQHRGWFQSSLLTSVAVNGHAPYKRVLTHGFTLDEKGRKMSKSLGNVVDPAVLVEGGKNEKQEPPYGADVLRLWVSSVDYSADVPLGPGIVKQLADVYRKVRNTARYLLGNLHDFDPARDAVPYAELPLLDQWMLQRTAALIDSVSGDFERFEFYRFFQALQNFCVVDLSNVYLDIAKDRLYVSGAQEFRRRSCQTVLALVVERLAGLIAPVLCHMAEDIWQNLPYAVQERSVFERGWPTAPAEWRRAELETPMEQILALRALVNRQLESCRSGGQLGASLEAQVQLELAEGAAATAQALGWLQASAHPNVDNLADWLLVSALQQGGSAPAEVLAEASEAGITVRIAKATGEKCERCWHYETDIGQHSNHPTLCGRCVTVLG; encoded by the coding sequence GTGACCGCCAGCTCTGCGCCCGCGACCTCCTACAAAGACACCCTCAATCTGCTGCAGACGCCCTTCTCCATGCGGGCGAACGCCAAGGTGCGGGAACCGGAGATCCAGGCGTTTTGGGCGGAGCTGCAGCTCTATGAGCGCCTGAGCCAGCAGAACCCCGGCGAAAGCTTCACCCTGCACGACGGCCCCCCCTATGCCAACGGGGCCCTACACGTGGGGCACGCCCTCAACAAGATCCTCAAAGACATCATCAATAAAACGGCCCTATTGCAGGGCAAGCGGGCCCGGTTCATCCCGGGCTGGGACTGCCACGGCCTGCCGATCGAGCTGAAGGTGCTGCAGGGCCTCAAGAGCAGCGAACGGGCCGAACTCACCCCTGTGAGCCTGCGCCAGAAGGCGCATACCTATGCCCTTGAGCAGGTGGAAGGCCAGAAAGCCGGCTTCCGCCGCTGGGGCATCTGGGCTGACTGGGATCAGCCCTACCTCACCCTCCAAAAGAGCTACGAGGCGGCCCAGATCGGCGTGTTCGGCGCCATGGTGCTGGCCGGCCACATCTACCGGGGTCTCAAACCCGTGCACTGGAGCCCCAGCTCCCGCACCGCCCTAGCGGAGGCCGAACTCGAATATCCCGATGGCCACACCTCCCCGAGCGTGTATGCCGCCTTCCCGGCGGTGGAGCTGCCGGAGGCCCTGGCCGCCCAGCTGATCGCCGCCGGCCTCAGCGCTGAGGCCGCCACCGCTGCCGGCGGCCTCGCCGTAGCCATCTGGACCACCACCCCCTGGACCCTGCCCGCCAACCTGGCGGTGTCGGTGAACGAACGCCTCGACTACGCCATCTGCGCCGTGGCACCCCAGGGCGACAACGCCGCCCCAGCCGTGCGCCATCTGGTGGTAGCCGCTGAGCTGCGCGAAAGCCTGGAAACCAGCTTGGGACTCGCGCTCACGCCCCTGCTGAGCGTGAAAGGAGCCGATCTCGAAGGGATCGTGTATCGCCATCCGCTGCTGGAGCGCACCAGCAAGGTGGTGATCGGTGGCGACTACATCACCACCGAAGCCGGCACCGGCTTGGTGCACACCGCGCCGGGCCACGGCGTGGACGACTTCAACACCGGCAAGAAGTACGGCCTGCCGGTGCTCTGCCCGGTGGATGAAGCCGGCAATCTCACCGCCGAAGCCGGCCCCTTCGCCGGCACCAACGTGCTCAAAGACGCCAACCCCACGATCCTGGAAGCCCTTGAGGGCACGGGGCTGCTGCTCAAGCAAGAGCGCTACGAACACCGCTACCCCTACGACTGGCGCACCAAAAAGCCCACGATCTTTCGCGCCACCGAGCAGTGGTTCGCCTCGGTGGAAGGGTTCCGCGCCGCGGCCCTTGAGGCGATCGCCCAGGTGGAGTGGCTGCCCGCCAGCGGCCGCAACCGCATCGAGGCGATGGTGAGCGAGCGGGGCGACTGGTGCATCAGCCGCCAACGCACCTGGGGCGTGCCGATCCCGGTTTTTTATCACCGCGAAACCGGTGAGGTGTTGCTCAACCAGGCCACCCTCGATCACATCCAAGCCCTGATCGCCGAGCACGGCGCTGATGTGTGGTGGGAGCGCGATGAAGCCGGCCTGCTGCCGGAGCCCTATGCCGCCGATGCCGCGCAATGGCGCAAAGGCACCGACACCATGGACGTGTGGTTCGATTCCGGCTCCTCCTGGGCCGGCGTGCTGGGCGGTATTGCGGGCAGCGAGAGCCGTGCCCCTGAGCTCCACTACCCGGCCGACCTCTACCTCGAAGGCAGCGATCAGCATCGCGGCTGGTTCCAGAGCAGCCTGCTCACCTCGGTGGCCGTGAACGGCCACGCGCCCTACAAGCGGGTGCTCACCCACGGCTTCACCCTCGATGAGAAGGGCCGCAAGATGAGCAAATCCCTCGGCAACGTGGTGGATCCCGCGGTGCTGGTGGAGGGCGGCAAAAACGAAAAGCAGGAGCCTCCCTACGGCGCCGATGTGCTGCGCCTCTGGGTGAGCTCGGTGGACTACTCCGCTGATGTGCCCCTGGGCCCGGGGATCGTGAAGCAGCTGGCGGATGTGTACCGCAAGGTGCGCAACACCGCCCGCTACCTGCTGGGCAACCTGCACGACTTTGATCCCGCTCGCGATGCCGTGCCCTATGCCGAGCTGCCGCTGCTCGATCAGTGGATGCTGCAGCGCACCGCTGCCCTGATCGACAGCGTGAGCGGAGACTTCGAGCGTTTTGAGTTCTACCGCTTCTTCCAGGCGCTGCAGAACTTCTGCGTGGTGGATCTCTCCAACGTCTACCTCGACATCGCCAAGGACCGTTTGTATGTGAGCGGTGCCCAAGAGTTCCGCCGCCGCAGCTGTCAGACGGTGCTGGCCCTGGTGGTGGAGCGCCTGGCGGGCCTGATCGCGCCGGTGCTGTGCCACATGGCCGAAGACATCTGGCAGAACCTGCCCTATGCGGTACAGGAGCGCTCGGTGTTCGAGCGGGGCTGGCCCACCGCGCCGGCGGAATGGCGCCGCGCCGAGCTGGAAACGCCGATGGAGCAGATCCTTGCCCTGCGCGCTCTGGTGAATCGTCAGCTCGAGAGCTGCCGCAGCGGCGGTCAGCTGGGCGCCTCCCTGGAGGCTCAGGTGCAGCTGGAGCTGGCCGAAGGTGCGGCAGCCACCGCCCAAGCGCTGGGCTGGTTGCAGGCCTCAGCCCACCCGAACGTCGACAACCTGGCCGACTGGCTGCTGGTGTCGGCCCTGCAACAGGGCGGCAGCGCTCCGGCCGAGGTGCTGGCGGAAGCCAGCGAGGCCGGCATCACGGTGCGGATTGCCAAGGCCACCGGTGAGAAGTGCGAGCGCTGCTGGCACTACGAAACCGATATCGGCCAGCACAGCAACCACCCCACCCTCTGCGGCCGATGCGTGACCGTGCTCGGCTAA
- a CDS encoding cupin domain-containing protein — translation MHLIEQLQLSPHPEGGHFRETYRASQTVPTPRGPRPASTAILFLLQAGERSHWHRLHSDEAWHFHAGDGLWVHELSPSGVAQTTWLGMELSRGERPQHVVPAGHWFAAEPAKGGAWSLVSCTVAPGFDFADFELAIPDQLAAHDAALTELCGDWRRFCSLR, via the coding sequence GTGCACCTGATCGAGCAGCTGCAGCTCTCCCCGCACCCGGAGGGTGGCCACTTCCGCGAAACCTACCGGGCCAGCCAAACGGTGCCCACACCGCGTGGCCCCAGGCCAGCCAGCACAGCCATCCTGTTTCTGCTGCAAGCCGGCGAGCGCTCCCATTGGCATCGCCTCCACTCCGACGAAGCCTGGCATTTCCACGCCGGTGACGGGCTTTGGGTGCACGAGCTCAGCCCCAGCGGTGTGGCACAAACCACGTGGTTGGGGATGGAGCTCAGCCGCGGCGAACGCCCCCAACACGTGGTGCCCGCCGGCCACTGGTTTGCGGCCGAACCGGCCAAGGGTGGCGCCTGGAGCCTGGTGAGCTGCACCGTGGCACCCGGCTTCGATTTCGCCGATTTCGAGCTGGCCATCCCCGATCAGCTCGCTGCGCACGATGCCGCGCTCACTGAGCTCTGCGGCGACTGGCGGCGGTTCTGCAGCCTGCGTTGA
- a CDS encoding DUF3177 family protein, with protein sequence MPDLLLYRTLVWLDYRLAAVFAVGLPLVLLVWAAWKREQALVRLMGIYWKVASLLLITVLLLTDNKPLGYLLAFLAQGLVVLSVWFWVDLNEELADLPPWRPLPFAVRAWRWGLSVFGVLGALLSARALDCVRGGVTRPVCRVWLEAPDDLHGGAASFFNFVFGGSWTGTIAAFVGYVALVAYGVGALQWLLVRLPKQGRVAGGF encoded by the coding sequence GTGCCAGACCTGCTGCTCTATCGCACTCTTGTCTGGCTGGACTATCGCCTCGCTGCGGTGTTCGCGGTGGGGTTGCCGCTGGTGCTGCTGGTGTGGGCCGCCTGGAAACGTGAGCAGGCTCTGGTGCGCTTGATGGGCATCTATTGGAAGGTGGCGAGCTTGTTGTTGATCACGGTGCTGTTGCTCACCGACAACAAGCCCCTCGGCTATCTGCTGGCGTTTCTCGCCCAGGGCCTGGTGGTGCTGAGTGTGTGGTTCTGGGTGGATCTCAATGAAGAGTTGGCGGATCTACCTCCTTGGCGGCCGTTGCCGTTTGCGGTGCGCGCCTGGCGCTGGGGCTTGAGTGTGTTTGGGGTGCTGGGAGCTCTGCTCAGTGCCCGCGCCCTCGATTGCGTGCGCGGTGGTGTGACTCGACCGGTGTGCCGGGTGTGGCTGGAGGCCCCGGATGATCTGCATGGCGGAGCGGCCAGCTTCTTCAATTTCGTGTTCGGCGGCAGCTGGACCGGCACCATCGCCGCCTTCGTGGGTTACGTGGCCCTGGTGGCCTACGGCGTGGGTGCGCTGCAGTGGTTGTTGGTGAGGCTGCCGAAGCAGGGGCGGGTGGCCGGTGGTTTCTGA
- a CDS encoding FIST N-terminal domain-containing protein, which yields MARTFRLPNPLQSRIGPLLRRRTRQQARCCTALSNQPALEAAVADLSQQLRSAGQRGEADLALVFCSTAYATDLQRLLPLLRAAIPSRHWIGCAGGGVVGTDAEGQPHELEHQPGISVSLFQLPGSELQLFHLEAGGLPDLDGPSQHWVDWVGAQPDNAHSMLLFIDPGCPAINDLISGLDYAYPQAAKVGGIAAQHNASHGSLLLNDQVVEGAVGCLIGGAWRLEPVVAQGCRPIGPVFEVEKAERNVVQRLSDGDHQGTPVACLQGILEELTPEERELVRHSLFLGVAKSSFQLSSSDTPDDAAFLVRNLIGVDPRTGSVAVGERLRVGQRVQFQLRDANASRQEQRQLLSSQRRRQPEPLAALLFACLGRGEGLYGQPDGDVSACREQFERVPVAGAFCNGEIGPVAGATHLHGYTASWGFLVPNHQPDDSPAS from the coding sequence ATGGCTCGGACGTTTCGCCTTCCCAATCCGCTGCAGTCCAGGATCGGCCCGCTGTTGCGGCGCCGCACACGCCAACAGGCTCGCTGCTGCACCGCCCTCAGCAATCAGCCCGCCCTGGAAGCGGCCGTAGCCGACCTCAGCCAGCAACTACGAAGCGCAGGCCAGCGGGGCGAGGCGGATCTGGCCCTGGTGTTCTGCTCCACCGCCTACGCCACCGATCTGCAGCGGCTGTTGCCACTGCTGCGCGCCGCCATCCCCAGCCGCCATTGGATCGGCTGCGCCGGCGGTGGCGTGGTGGGCACCGATGCCGAGGGCCAGCCCCACGAGCTGGAGCACCAACCCGGCATCAGCGTGAGCCTGTTCCAGCTGCCGGGCTCAGAACTGCAGCTGTTTCATCTTGAGGCCGGCGGCCTGCCGGATCTCGATGGCCCCAGCCAGCACTGGGTGGATTGGGTGGGCGCCCAGCCCGACAACGCCCATTCGATGCTGCTGTTCATCGATCCGGGCTGCCCGGCAATCAACGACCTGATCAGCGGCCTCGATTACGCCTATCCCCAGGCAGCCAAGGTGGGCGGCATCGCCGCCCAGCACAACGCCAGCCATGGCTCGCTGCTGCTGAACGACCAGGTGGTGGAGGGCGCCGTGGGCTGCCTGATCGGTGGTGCCTGGCGGCTTGAACCGGTGGTAGCCCAGGGATGCCGGCCGATTGGGCCGGTGTTTGAGGTGGAGAAGGCGGAGCGCAATGTGGTGCAACGCCTCAGTGATGGCGACCACCAAGGCACACCCGTGGCCTGCCTGCAGGGGATCCTCGAAGAGCTCACGCCGGAGGAGCGCGAATTGGTGCGCCACTCCTTATTTCTGGGAGTGGCCAAGAGCAGCTTTCAGCTCAGCAGCAGCGACACGCCCGACGACGCCGCCTTTCTGGTGCGCAACCTGATTGGCGTTGATCCCCGCACGGGCTCGGTGGCTGTGGGTGAACGGTTGCGCGTGGGGCAGCGGGTGCAGTTCCAACTGCGTGATGCCAACGCGTCACGCCAGGAGCAGCGGCAACTGCTCAGCAGCCAGCGCCGGCGACAGCCCGAACCCCTGGCGGCGTTGCTCTTTGCCTGCCTCGGGCGCGGCGAGGGCCTCTACGGCCAGCCCGATGGCGATGTGAGCGCCTGTCGGGAGCAATTTGAACGGGTGCCCGTGGCCGGCGCCTTCTGCAATGGCGAGATCGGACCGGTGGCGGGTGCCACCCACCTGCACGGCTACACCGCGAGCTGGGGCTTCCTTGTGCCCAACCATCAACCCGACGACAGCCCTGCCTCCTGA
- the trmB gene encoding tRNA (guanosine(46)-N7)-methyltransferase TrmB gives MRQHVNPLSRFFQLPLELPAPADLFADPSQPIHLDIGCARGRFLLALAPERPGVNHLGVEIRRALVQAAETDRQALALGNLHYLFCNANVSLQAWLAALPAGQLELVSIQFPDPWFKKKHHKRRVLQPELLLAIAAALAPGKRLFLQSDVPAVIDPMVALTEACGCFSRPADDARPWRASNPLPVPTERETYVLNQGLPVYRVLFERNDAPLPQLTDLEQWLEDTDNPLDSAVPTA, from the coding sequence GTGCGCCAGCACGTCAATCCCCTCAGCCGTTTCTTTCAACTGCCGCTGGAGCTGCCCGCCCCGGCGGATCTGTTTGCCGATCCCAGCCAGCCGATCCACCTTGATATCGGCTGCGCCCGTGGCCGCTTCCTGCTGGCCCTCGCCCCGGAGCGGCCCGGGGTGAATCACCTCGGGGTGGAGATCCGCCGGGCGCTGGTGCAGGCCGCTGAAACCGACCGCCAAGCCCTCGCCCTGGGCAACCTCCACTACCTGTTCTGCAACGCCAATGTGAGCCTGCAGGCCTGGTTGGCGGCGCTGCCGGCCGGCCAGCTTGAGCTGGTGTCGATCCAGTTTCCAGATCCCTGGTTCAAGAAAAAGCACCACAAGCGGCGGGTGCTGCAGCCGGAACTGCTGCTGGCCATTGCCGCGGCCCTGGCCCCGGGCAAACGCCTCTTCCTCCAGAGCGATGTGCCCGCCGTGATCGATCCGATGGTGGCGCTCACCGAAGCGTGCGGGTGCTTCAGTCGCCCGGCCGACGACGCCCGCCCCTGGCGCGCGAGCAACCCCCTGCCGGTGCCCACTGAGCGGGAAACCTATGTGCTGAACCAAGGGCTACCGGTGTACCGGGTGCTCTTCGAACGCAACGATGCACCGCTGCCACAACTGACAGACCTGGAGCAATGGCTGGAAGACACCGATAATCCGCTCGACTCTGCAGTCCCCACGGCATGA
- a CDS encoding IctB family putative bicarbonate transporter — protein MSLAPAPSTPWLLRWQGLLAGAAAGPISSRLSLLAGLVLCALMAGLPLVTRGGLSLLILSAGLLWVLWALCTPAGRIGGISGWLLVMLGVAVLATGFSPVPMAAFKGLLKLTSYLGVYALMRELLACAPQWWNRIVAALLAGELVSAVLAIRQLYGDTSELARWADPNSVADGTIRVYGPLENPNLLAGYLIPILPIALVALLRWRSWPQRLFAAASLLVGAAALFLSYSRGGWLGMLGALGAVVLLLVLRQTRHWPTLWRRLFPLLLISAAVAVLVVAVTQIEPLRIRVMSLVAGRQDSSNNFRINVWLAAIEMIQDRPWLGIGPGNSAFNLIYPLYQQPKFNALSAYSVPLELLVEGGIPNLMAGLGLLAASIRAGWAQLKGESSWALPALAALAAIAGLCVQGATDTIFFRPEVQLTGWFCLATLSVSRSSASRADA, from the coding sequence ATGAGCCTGGCCCCGGCGCCGTCCACCCCCTGGCTACTGCGCTGGCAAGGCCTGCTGGCCGGAGCTGCCGCGGGCCCGATCAGCTCACGCCTCAGCCTGCTGGCTGGGCTCGTGCTCTGCGCATTGATGGCCGGGCTGCCGCTGGTCACCCGGGGTGGATTGAGCCTTTTGATCCTCTCGGCAGGATTGCTGTGGGTGCTGTGGGCCCTTTGCACGCCTGCAGGACGGATCGGCGGCATCAGCGGCTGGCTGCTGGTGATGCTGGGTGTGGCGGTGCTGGCCACGGGCTTCTCACCGGTGCCGATGGCGGCCTTCAAAGGGCTGCTCAAGCTCACCAGCTATCTGGGGGTGTACGCCCTGATGCGTGAGCTGCTGGCCTGTGCGCCGCAGTGGTGGAATCGCATCGTGGCCGCCCTGCTGGCGGGGGAACTCGTGAGCGCCGTGCTGGCGATCCGCCAGCTCTATGGCGACACCAGCGAGCTGGCCCGCTGGGCCGATCCCAACTCTGTGGCCGACGGCACGATCCGCGTGTACGGCCCCCTCGAGAACCCCAATCTGCTGGCGGGCTATCTGATCCCGATCCTGCCGATTGCCCTGGTCGCGCTGCTGCGCTGGCGCTCGTGGCCGCAGCGCCTGTTTGCCGCCGCCTCGCTGTTGGTTGGAGCTGCTGCGCTCTTCCTCAGCTACAGCCGCGGGGGCTGGCTGGGCATGCTTGGCGCCCTGGGGGCGGTGGTGCTGCTGCTGGTCTTGCGGCAGACCCGCCACTGGCCCACCCTCTGGCGCCGCCTGTTTCCGCTGCTGTTGATCAGCGCTGCCGTGGCGGTGCTGGTGGTGGCCGTCACCCAGATCGAACCGCTGCGCATCCGCGTGATGAGCCTGGTGGCGGGCCGCCAGGACAGCTCCAACAACTTCCGCATCAACGTGTGGCTGGCCGCCATCGAGATGATCCAAGACCGGCCCTGGCTGGGCATCGGGCCTGGCAACAGCGCCTTCAACCTGATCTATCCGCTTTACCAGCAGCCCAAGTTCAACGCCCTCAGCGCCTATTCCGTTCCCCTGGAGCTGCTGGTGGAAGGCGGCATCCCCAACCTGATGGCGGGCCTCGGCCTGCTGGCGGCCAGCATCCGCGCCGGCTGGGCTCAGCTCAAGGGCGAGTCGAGCTGGGCCCTACCGGCCCTGGCCGCCTTGGCCGCGATCGCGGGCCTGTGCGTGCAGGGCGCCACCGACACGATCTTTTTCCGCCCCGAGGTTCAGCTCACCGGCTGGTTCTGCCTGGCCACCTTGAGCGTGAGCCGTAGCAGCGCGAGCCGCGCTGATGCCTGA
- a CDS encoding BadF/BadG/BcrA/BcrD ATPase family protein, with product MPEAPPRLLAGFDAGQTHTTCRLAVLDATGTWRVLSEGQGSGVSHLAAAGGDSRFAAALQSSLRAALAAAPLDANTPLAAAGIGASGIDARSALQQQGTALAAQSLQLSPERAVVVGDERTALAGAFSGGAGILVISGTGCIAAGSDGQGKIQRCGGWGWLLDGAGSAMDLGRDGLALSVQMADGRMADTPLRTALWQALGADSAQAVKAAVVAPDFGAAGFARLAPVLDQLALGGERHAQAVIARSAEALAVMAESVARQLQLSAPAVCGVGGALLHLQALQQAFCTALRQRLPQARLQDPAGDACSGALSLAAAALMQR from the coding sequence ATGCCTGAGGCCCCACCACGGCTCCTCGCCGGCTTCGATGCCGGCCAAACCCACACCACCTGCCGGCTGGCGGTGCTGGACGCCACCGGTACCTGGCGTGTGCTCAGCGAAGGCCAAGGCAGTGGGGTCTCCCATCTGGCGGCCGCCGGCGGCGACAGCCGTTTTGCAGCGGCACTGCAGAGCAGCCTCAGGGCCGCTCTGGCAGCAGCCCCACTCGACGCCAACACACCTCTGGCGGCTGCGGGCATCGGCGCCAGCGGCATCGATGCCCGCAGCGCTTTGCAACAGCAAGGCACCGCGCTGGCAGCCCAATCCCTGCAGCTCTCGCCCGAGCGAGCCGTGGTGGTGGGCGACGAGCGCACGGCCCTGGCCGGTGCCTTCAGCGGCGGCGCCGGCATCCTGGTGATCAGCGGCACGGGCTGCATCGCCGCGGGCAGCGATGGCCAGGGGAAGATCCAGCGCTGCGGGGGCTGGGGCTGGCTGCTGGATGGAGCGGGCTCCGCCATGGATCTCGGCCGCGACGGCCTAGCCCTAAGCGTGCAGATGGCCGATGGACGCATGGCCGACACGCCGCTGCGGACTGCGCTGTGGCAGGCCCTCGGTGCTGACTCCGCCCAAGCGGTGAAGGCCGCTGTGGTGGCGCCGGACTTTGGAGCAGCTGGCTTCGCCCGCCTGGCACCGGTGCTGGATCAGCTGGCGCTGGGAGGCGAGCGCCATGCCCAGGCGGTGATCGCACGCTCCGCCGAGGCCCTGGCTGTGATGGCGGAGAGCGTGGCCCGGCAGCTGCAGCTGAGCGCCCCCGCTGTGTGCGGGGTTGGAGGAGCGTTGCTGCACCTCCAGGCGCTCCAGCAAGCCTTTTGCACTGCCCTGCGGCAGCGGCTACCTCAGGCGAGGCTTCAAGACCCCGCCGGCGATGCCTGCAGCGGTGCCCTCAGCCTCGCGGCGGCAGCGCTCATGCAGCGTTGA